The nucleotide sequence atgtcggagagtgttttgcctatgttctcctctaggagttttatagtttctggacttacatttagatctttaatccattttgagcttatttttgtgtatggtgttagaaagtgttctagttttattcttttacaagtggttgaccagttttcccagcaccacttgttaaagaggttgtcttttttccattgtatatccttgcctcctttgtcgaagataaggtgaccataggttcgtggattcatctctgggctttctattctgttccattgatctatatttctgtctttgtgccagtaccatactgtcttgatgactgtggctttgtagtatagtctgaagtcaggcagtttgattcctcctgttccattcttctttctcaagattgctttggctattcgaggctttttgtatttccatacaaattgtgaaattatttgttctagttctgtgaaaaatacctttggtagcttgatagggattgcattgaatctatagattgctttgggtagtatagccatcttgacaatattgattcttccaatccatgaacacgtgAATCCGTTTTCTCTATTCCTGGTTTGCATTCTTCTATTCATCCTCTGAAACCCAGTTCAAGTATCATTTCCTCTATGAAGCCTTTCCTGATACCCCATTGGAGTTAATTATTCCTTACTTGTGATGTTTCTATCCCATTCATTTATATatccaaatatttatatttttgtatttattaaataatatttattttgcttatatttccaTTTAGTCTCTCAGATTGTGACCTCCTTGAAGTCAAGGTTAATACTTCCATCTTCATAGAACCCTCAAGACTAGAGCACAAAAATCTTGATATGATTAGAAGCCAGTGCTGAGTTGTATTAAAGTATTttacttattaataattatttaccaGTTCTTCCTGATCTTGAATAAGCAGTAGACTGGATTCTCTTGTGGAACAGTCAGCTAGACTATCACTCCAAGATTTGGAAGTTTCATGAaaatacaaacatttattttggattttttgccAGTGCATTGGGCATGTTAACAGAACTGGTCTCTCTAAAgtaagaaagaagacagaaaataaaaataaagtaagaaagaggaagaaaagaaatgaatgttaTATTTCTAACCTATCCCCGCCCCACTAACAATAACCACAcatacacagttcagttcagttcagtcgctcagtcgtgtccaactctttgtgaccccatggactgcagcatgccaggccttcctgtccatcaccaactcccggagtttactcaaactcatgcccattgagttggtgatgccatccaaccatctcatcctttgtcgctcccttcttctcctactttcaaactttcctagcatcagggtcttttcaaatgagtcagctcttcacatcaggtggtgaaaatattggagtttcagcttcaacatcagtccttccaatgactattcaggactgatttcttttaggatggactggttggatgtcatACAAGTCATTATAAACTCAGTAAAGTCCTTGATCATCATTGTGAGAACAATTCATGAATTTAATATAACTGAGGGTTTTGAGACCACTGTTCACTCTGCTATTAAGATTTGAAAATTAGTGACCAGCTAAAACACTGACAGACAGAATAACTTGTTCAATTCCACACAAGCCGGTGGTGATAGAGCCAAAACTCTTTTTGAGATTCCTTAAATTCCTTATCATTGCTCTTCCTACTCCATGGACAACTATATCAAactctcttaaaaaaaagtctacttgAAACAacatgtaaaatgaaaaagaattcataccCACAATTAATTGGAAATATCATGGAGAAAAGTTATTAGGAAGCTTCTAACTGCTAAATTAGATATTTGCCTAATAATGAGATTTATTGGATAGAATTTTTTGAGGGATATTctcagtttcttaaaatttctcttcTGTACAAATGTGTATAATAAATGATCACATTCTGCTACAGTCTCTCAACAACAGAGTATTAACACACACTGCTTAGTAAGTATAAGGACAAGATCAATATCGTAATGATTAATACAATACATATTAAAGAATTCATTTCATGTTTGTGTTCCAGTCATTAGCTTCAGTCAAAGGTTAGCTGCCTGACATATTAAAATCACCAAATATCTCACTTAatgtatattttactttatagCTTGGATTTTGACTAATAATTATTGACTCTCCTAGCTGGAGTACTCATAAGTCAGTATTATCTGGTAGTTAAGATCATAGGATCTGACGATAGACCACTGAAGTACAATTCTCCCTTAGCACATGTATGATCCCAAATGAGTTGCTTAACTTTTCCATGCCTCAGCTTTGTCAAATATAAAACCATAGTGATAAAACTAATCTTAACATATGGGTTGTAATGAGccttaatgaaaataatacaatgatAACTATCAAATTTTAGATGTTAGTCTTAGAAAATTCAAGCCACAAGATATACCTGTTGCTTCCTTCCTGTTCTCTTGAGCATCCATGCTGGTTTTTTCTATTGGTGTGTTTTGTCTTATGAATATCACTGGTAAATAAAGAAACACCGTTAAGATAAAATGCTGAAAGGTGCAATGAAATGGATATGCTATATTTATCACTTCAGGAAATTGTCATCTCTGTACTATCTCAACAAGCTTGAAATGAGCAGAAGATAAGAGCAATAGCAATGTAGTAGCAATGGGTCTGCTtagaagacaaaataaacaaacacataagtAAACACAGAGAAACATTGAGTTACTTGCATCTAATATATAAGtaatctggagaagggaatggcaacccactacagtattcttgcctggagaatcccatgaacagaggagcctggaggactatggtCCTtaagatctcaaagagtcagacataactgaagtgacttagcattcacacacacactatataagTAAACTCCCAGGTGTTACTTAAGTTCTTAAATTGCTTACACTCCTATCTACATGTTCCATTTTCAGAAAGAGTGTAATTGTGTCTGTCAATGGGAGACATTGCCTAGGACAATCTGGACTTTAGTAGGCACCTAAGAAACTGTATGGATGTCTcaggaagtccagtggttaagacttcaccttccaatgcagaggatgctggttcaatccctggttggggagctaagatcctgggaccaaaaaacaaaaacaaaacaaaacaaaacaaaaaaaaccccagaacataaaaacagcagaagcagtattgtaacaaattcaataaagactttaaaaatggtccacattaaaaaaaaaaaaaaagaaagaaagaaagaaaagaaactctaagCAATTgtaatcttattttctttgttattatcAAGATTTTATCATAATTGCAATTTTAAGAAAAGTTCttggagcacatgtaaatccccTATGAAGATTCTCAGaacaattagaaagaaaaatatgaaagccTAGGGTTTGCAAAGTGGATATGGGCTGGGCACTATTAGAGCACTGTTTCGtaactgtttttatttcatgagtCTGCTAAGTGTGGGGTGGCCAAAGCTGTTAACATACTTTACTATttatggaagaaagagaataagTAGAACAAGAAATAAGTGATCTTGCATCACTTACCTGAAACACTCAATCCAATCACAGTCAAGGCAAGAAGTACAATCACAGCACAACCAAATTTCAGGGCAAAGTTATGCCAATGTGGACCCTGACAATGATCTGAGACATTAAGAAAACATGCTTGGTTAACTCAGTTGAGTTCATCTGGTACAAAAAGCAAAGGCTATTTGGATCACATAAGAAAGATCTAGATTCTGGTTGGGGGTTAGGGGCAGGAAAGAACATTTATCAGTTATCATAAAGTAGGGtcctagggactttcctggtggtccagtggtgaggaatctgcctgccaatgcaggggacacaggttcaacccctgatccaggaagatcccacctgccgtggcagggtaactaagcctgtgggccgcAAGTATTGAAACtcaagcaccctagagcccgtgctccacaacaagaggagccactgcaatgagaagcaactagagagtggctctcactcaccacgactagagaaagcccacggagcaacaaagatccagcatagccaaaaataaataaaaattaattaatcgattttaaaaaatgtttcagagCGACCTGCAAGtccatttatttatactttagTTGTTTACACTCCCCCAGGTGACTGAGTTGTGTCCCAGTTTTCAGCCAACTACTAATGATCTCTCCTGTTAAGACGCTGACATCTGTAGAAGAGTTAGCTCCTTCTAAAACATCCTTGTGAAGATTGAACTTAAGATAGCTAAATGTGATAAAAGATTAAGGTAGGAAACAGAATGGATTAAATTTCAGATAGTGACACCTGGATAATCATCTGGAGGAGGGAGATAAAAGATAACacctaattttgttgatttggttcttctccctttgtttcttaaagagtcttgctaacggtttgtcaattttgtttattttttcaaaaaaccagcttttagctttgttgatttttgctatggtcgcttttgtttcttttacattttttctgccctaatttttaagatttctttccttctactaaccctggggttcttcatttcttccttttctagttgctttaggtatagagttaggttatttttttgacttttttcttgtttcttgaggtaagcctgtaatgctatgaaccttccccttagcactgcttttacagtgtcccataggttttgggttgttgtgttttcattttcattcatttctatgcatattttgatttcttttttgatttcttctcatgatttgttggttattcagaagcatgttatttagcctccatatgtttgaatttttaatagttttttttttttttccctgtaattgagatctaatcttactgcattgtggtcagaaaagatgactggaatgatttcaatttttttgaatttcccaaggctagatttatgacccaggatgtgatctattctggagaagcttccatgtgcacttgcgaaaaatgtgaaattgattgttttgggtaaaatatcctatagatgtcaattaggtctagctggtccattgtgtcctttaaagtttgtgtttccttgttaattttctgtttagttgatctatccataggtgtgagtggggtattaaaagtctcccactattattgtgttactgttaatttcccctttcatacttgttagcatttgccttacatattgaggtgctcctatgttgggtgcacatatatttataattgttatatcttcttcttggattgatcctttgatcattatgtagtgtccttctttgtctcttttcacagcctttattttaaagtctattttatctgatatgagtattgcaactcctgctttcttttggtctccgtttgcgtgaaatatttttttccagcccttcactttcagtctgtatgtgtcccttgttttgaggtgggtctcttgtagacagcatatataggggtcttgcttttgtatgcattcagccagtctttgtcttttggttggggcattcaacccgtTTACATttaaaggtaattattgataggtatggtcccgttgccatttactttgttattttgggttcacgtttatacaacctttctgtgtttcctgtctagagaagatcctttagcatttgttgaagagctggtttggtagtgttgaatgaaaatggagagatcacaacagacaacactgaaatacaaaggatcataagagactattaccagcagttctatgccaataaaatggacaacttggaagaaatgggcaaattcctagaaaagtacaattttccaaaactgaaccacgaagaaatagaagatattaacagacccatcacaagcaaggaaattgaaactataatcagaaatcttccagcaaacaaaagcccaggaccagatgaatTCTAACAAAATTCTTcagagctgaattctaccaaaaatttagagaagagctaacacctatcttactcaaactcttccagaaacttgcaaaagaaggtaaacttccaagctcattccatgaagccatcatcaccctaattccaaaaccagacaaagatgccacaaaaaagaaaactacaggccaatatcactgatgaacatagatgcaaaaatccttaacaaaattctagcaaacagaatccaacagcatatttaaaaaatcatacatcatgaccaagtgggcttaatcccaggaatgcaaggattctttaatatctgaaaatcaatcaatgttaacaaattagcaaattgaaagatgaaaaacatatgattatctcaatagatgcagaaaaagcctttgacaaaattcaacatccacttatgattaaaactctccaaaaagcaggaatagaagagacatacctcaacataataaaagctatatatgacaaatccacagcaagcattaccctcaatggtgaaaaattgaaagcatttcccctaaaatcaggaacaagacaagggtgcccactcccaccactactattcaacatagttttggaagttttggctacagcaatcagagcagaaaaagaaataaaaggaatccagataagaaaagaagaagtgaaactctcactgtttgcagatgacatgatcctctacatagaaaaccataaagattctaccagataattactagagctaatccacaaatatagtaaagttgcaggatata is from Odocoileus virginianus isolate 20LAN1187 ecotype Illinois unplaced genomic scaffold, Ovbor_1.2 Unplaced_Contig_11, whole genome shotgun sequence and encodes:
- the KLRB1 gene encoding killer cell lectin-like receptor subfamily B member 1 isoform X4, translating into MESQLVYADLNLPRNSGVERSSPPSLLQNHCQGPHWHNFALKFGCAVIVLLALTVIGLSVSVIFIRQNTPIEKTSMDAQENRKEATERPVLLTCPMHWQKIQNKCLYFHETSKSWSDSLADCSTRESSLLLIQDQEELRLIQNLINKKAILFWIGLNLTLSEKNWKWINGSFLNSNMTSR